From one Sulfurovum sp. UBA12169 genomic stretch:
- a CDS encoding amidophosphoribosyltransferase, producing MCAIVGVYGTRNAAKIAYYSLFAMQHRGQESSGISTANGDKIHLIKKRGLVTEVFDESSFELLKGDCAIGHNRYSTAGADSVLDAQPVFAKYKLGEISVAHNGNLVNKYEVRNRLIDNGAIFQTGMDTENIVHLIAKSQKDALVDRIKDMLEKIEGAYCLVIQSRSKMFVIRDRFGIRPLSLGKFKDGGWIVASETCAFDLVGAEFIRDIRPGEMLTFEEEREPFSEQIFEPDYHPCAFEYIYFSRPDSIIDGKNVYKTRVAMGKMLAKEAPADVDLVLPVPDSGVAAAKGYAEELGVPFEMGIVRNHYVGRTFIEPTQEIRNLKVKLKLSPIKHLIEGKRIAIIDDSLVRGTTSKQIVKMLLEAGAKEIHMRIAAPEIKYPCRYGIDTPTQAELISSRYSVEEIAKKIGATTLGFLSIDGLVGSLGTERTYSLVSFDGKYFAGGSAQSPGCSDI from the coding sequence ATGTGTGCAATTGTAGGTGTATACGGTACAAGAAATGCGGCAAAAATAGCGTATTATTCTCTTTTTGCGATGCAACATCGCGGACAAGAATCTTCGGGCATTTCTACTGCAAATGGAGATAAAATTCATTTGATTAAAAAAAGGGGATTGGTAACTGAAGTATTTGATGAGTCATCTTTTGAGCTTCTAAAAGGGGATTGTGCCATTGGACACAATCGTTATTCTACAGCAGGGGCCGATTCAGTATTGGATGCTCAGCCGGTATTTGCCAAATATAAGCTGGGAGAAATTTCTGTTGCCCACAATGGAAATCTTGTGAACAAATATGAGGTGCGCAATCGTTTGATAGATAATGGTGCTATCTTTCAAACAGGAATGGATACAGAAAACATTGTGCATCTTATTGCCAAGAGCCAAAAAGATGCACTGGTGGACCGTATCAAAGATATGCTTGAGAAAATAGAAGGGGCATACTGTTTAGTGATACAGAGCCGTTCAAAAATGTTTGTTATTCGCGACCGTTTTGGTATTCGTCCTTTAAGTTTAGGAAAGTTCAAAGACGGGGGCTGGATCGTTGCGAGCGAAACTTGTGCATTTGATTTGGTGGGCGCGGAGTTTATACGAGATATCAGGCCCGGAGAGATGCTTACGTTTGAAGAAGAGAGAGAACCATTCTCTGAACAGATTTTTGAACCTGATTATCATCCGTGCGCTTTTGAGTATATCTATTTTTCAAGACCCGATTCAATTATTGATGGAAAAAATGTATATAAAACCAGGGTAGCAATGGGTAAGATGTTGGCAAAAGAAGCACCGGCAGATGTAGATTTGGTCTTGCCGGTACCTGACAGCGGAGTGGCAGCAGCAAAAGGATATGCAGAGGAGTTGGGTGTTCCTTTTGAGATGGGTATCGTGCGCAACCACTATGTGGGACGTACATTTATTGAGCCCACGCAAGAGATACGAAATCTAAAAGTAAAATTGAAGCTTTCCCCCATTAAGCATTTGATAGAGGGTAAACGGATAGCCATTATTGACGATTCGCTTGTTAGAGGAACGACATCAAAGCAGATTGTTAAAATGCTTTTGGAAGCAGGCGCAAAAGAGATACATATGCGTATCGCAGCGCCTGAGATTAAATATCCATGCCGCTATGGTATTGATACACCTACACAAGCAGAGCTTATCTCTTCAAGATATAGCGTGGAAGAGATAGCAAAAAAAATCGGGGCAACTACCTTAGGTTTTCTTTCTATTGATGGCTTGGTGGGATCGCTGGGCACTGAGAGAACCTATTCGCTTGTGAGTTTTGATGGGAAATATTTTGCCGGCGGAAGTGCACAAAGCCCTGGTTGCAGTGATATTTAA